From the genome of Faecalibacterium prausnitzii:
CCGCAAAAGCTGTTGAAAACCCGGTGGAAAGTGTTGAAAACTGGTTTTTCTTTCAACAGGAAATCACCGGGGGAAGGAAACGGCTCCCCCGCAGGAGGAGCCGTTCTCATCGGATGCGTTGCTCAGATATCAAAGATCTCGCAGTCGTCCTCGACCTTTTTGCAGGCGGCCAGAACGTTCACCATGGTGTCGTGGGGGTCTGCGCCCTCTGCGAACTCCACCTTCATCTTCTGGGTCATGAAGCTGACGGTCGCATTTGCCACACCGGCCACGGTGTTGGCGGCGTCTTCCATCTTCTGGGCGCAGTTTGCGCAATCGACCTCGATCTTGTAGCTCTTTTTCATAATAAGTACCTGCCTTTCGGTTATTCTTCGATATGGTCCATCCCCATGGAGAGGATGCTGCGCACATGGTCATCGTCCAGTGCGTAGTAAACGGTCTTTCCGTCCCGGCGGAACCGCACGAGCTTCGAGTCCTTCAGCACCCGGAGCTGGTGGCTCACCGCAGACTGGCTCAGCTGCACCGCATTCGCGAGGTCCTGCACACACAGCTCGCTGTCGTGGAGCGCATACAGGATCTTGATGCGGGAGGAGTCGCCGAACACCCGGAACAGGTCGGCCAGCTCATACAGCACTTCGTCGTCCGGCATCACGAGAGGCTCCGGCTGCGCGGCGGGCAGAGCGTCTTTGGGGTCGTTCATGGCAGTCTCTCCTTTCGCGGCACATTCATGTGAACGTTTGTTCATGTGTTCATAGTATCACGCAGAAGAGGCCCTGTCAAGGCTTTTTGCAAAGATTTTGAACAGAACCTCAAAATTGTAAAA
Proteins encoded in this window:
- a CDS encoding cation transporter; amino-acid sequence: MKKSYKIEVDCANCAQKMEDAANTVAGVANATVSFMTQKMKVEFAEGADPHDTMVNVLAACKKVEDDCEIFDI
- a CDS encoding ArsR/SmtB family transcription factor, encoding MNDPKDALPAAQPEPLVMPDDEVLYELADLFRVFGDSSRIKILYALHDSELCVQDLANAVQLSQSAVSHQLRVLKDSKLVRFRRDGKTVYYALDDDHVRSILSMGMDHIEE